A window of the Macaca nemestrina isolate mMacNem1 chromosome X, mMacNem.hap1, whole genome shotgun sequence genome harbors these coding sequences:
- the LOC105476685 gene encoding large ribosomal subunit protein eL31-like, whose protein sequence is MAPTKKDDDKKKSHSAINKGVTQEYTINIHKRIHAVGFKKRDPRALKEIRKFAMKEMGIPDVRIDTRLNKAVPARGIRNVPYPIHVRLSRKHNKDEDSPNKLYTLVTYVPVTTFENLQTVNADEN, encoded by the coding sequence ATGGCTCCCACAAAGAAGGATGATGACAAGAAAAAGAGCCATTCTGCCATCAACAAGGGGGTGACCCAAGAGTACACTATCAACATTCACAAGCGCATCCATGCAGTGGGCTTCAAGAAGCGTGACCCTCGGGCACTCAAAGAGATTCGGAAATTTGCCATGAAGGAGATGGGAATTCCAGATGTGCGTATTGATACCAGGCTCAACAAAGCTGTCCCGGCCAGAGGAATAAGGAATGTCCCATACCCTATCCATGTGCGGTTGTCCAGAAAACATAATAAGGATGAAGATTCACCAAATAAGCTCTACACTTTGGTTACCTATGTACCTGTTACCACTTTCGAAAATCTACAGACAGTCAATGCGGATGAAAACTAA